A genomic window from Vagococcus sp. CY52-2 includes:
- a CDS encoding DUF951 domain-containing protein, which yields MYDLGDIVEMKKPHACQTNRWEIIRMGMDIKIRCLNCQHIVMMPRREFDKKMKKVLVKKED from the coding sequence ATGTACGATTTAGGCGATATAGTCGAAATGAAAAAACCACATGCGTGTCAAACAAACCGTTGGGAGATTATTCGTATGGGAATGGATATCAAAATTAGATGCTTAAACTGTCAGCATATTGTGATGATGCCCCGACGTGAATTTGATAAGAAGATGAAAAAGGTATTAGTGAAAAAAGAAGATTAA
- the serS gene encoding serine--tRNA ligase — translation MLDLKFIRQNTELVKEKLMTRGVDGEKIDEFIRLDQERRDNLVKVETLKKHRNDVSQDIAKLKREKQNADDKIQEMKQVGEDIKVLDENINAIDEKLEYIAHTLPNLPAEGIPVGEDEEENIELRKWGTPRQFDFEPKPHWEVAEELDILDFERGAKVSGSRFLFYKGAGARLERAVYNLMLDTHIYEHGYTEMMPPYIVNDKSMFGTGQFPKFKEDVFQLENSNYTLIPTAEVPLTNYYRDEILDNDALPVYFTALSPAFRSEAGSAGRDTRGLIRLHQFNKVEMVKFSKPETSYEELEKMTNNAEAILQKLNLPYRVIVLCTGDMGFSAAKTYDIEVWIPAQETYREISSCSNCEDFQARRAKIRYRDEEEKVQYVHTLNGSGLAVGRTVAAILENYQNEDGSVTIPEALVPYMGGMTKITK, via the coding sequence ATGTTAGATTTAAAATTTATACGTCAGAATACTGAATTAGTTAAGGAAAAACTCATGACTCGTGGAGTAGATGGAGAAAAAATTGATGAATTTATCCGTTTAGATCAAGAGCGTCGTGACAATTTAGTAAAAGTTGAAACACTTAAAAAACATCGTAACGATGTGTCTCAAGACATTGCAAAATTAAAAAGAGAAAAACAAAATGCTGATGATAAAATTCAAGAAATGAAACAAGTCGGAGAGGATATCAAAGTTTTAGATGAAAACATCAATGCAATTGATGAAAAGTTAGAATATATTGCTCATACACTTCCTAACCTTCCTGCTGAAGGTATTCCTGTTGGGGAAGATGAAGAAGAAAATATTGAATTAAGAAAATGGGGTACTCCTAGACAATTTGATTTTGAGCCAAAACCTCATTGGGAAGTAGCGGAAGAATTAGATATTCTTGATTTTGAACGTGGTGCTAAAGTATCTGGTAGCCGTTTCCTTTTCTATAAAGGTGCTGGGGCTAGATTAGAACGCGCGGTATATAACTTAATGCTAGATACTCATATCTATGAACATGGTTATACAGAAATGATGCCACCATATATCGTGAATGACAAATCTATGTTTGGTACAGGACAATTTCCTAAATTTAAAGAAGATGTTTTCCAACTAGAAAATTCAAACTATACATTAATCCCGACAGCAGAAGTTCCATTAACAAACTATTATCGTGACGAGATTTTAGATAATGATGCCCTACCTGTTTACTTTACTGCTTTAAGTCCAGCCTTTCGTTCTGAAGCTGGAAGTGCCGGGAGAGATACACGTGGATTAATTCGATTACATCAATTTAATAAAGTAGAGATGGTTAAATTTAGTAAACCCGAAACATCTTATGAAGAATTAGAAAAAATGACCAATAATGCTGAAGCCATTCTACAAAAATTAAACTTACCATATCGTGTCATTGTATTATGTACTGGTGACATGGGATTCTCAGCTGCGAAAACATATGATATCGAAGTTTGGATTCCAGCTCAAGAAACCTATCGTGAAATCAGCTCTTGTTCTAATTGTGAAGACTTCCAAGCTAGACGTGCAAAAATTCGTTACAGAGATGAAGAAGAAAAAGTACAATATGTTCATACTTTAAACGGTTCTGGTTTGGCTGTTGGTCGTACCGTTGCAGCTATTTTAGAAAATTATCAAAATGAAGATGGCAGTGTAACAATACCTGAAGCTCTTGTTCCTTACATGGGCGGAATGACTAAAATTACAAAATAA
- a CDS encoding ParA family protein → MARIISVANQKGGVGKTTTTVNLGACLAYEGKKVLLVDMDAQGNATSGIGIRKADVSQDIYDVLVNEVPIIEVIQKTNREGMDIAPATIQLSGAEIELTSMMARESRLKLALKEVEAKYDYILIDCPPSLGHLTINSFTSSDSILIPVQCEYYALEGLSQLLNTIRLVQKHFNPDLRIEGVLLTMYDARTNLGSEVVEEVRTYFRERVYDTIIPRNVRLSEAPSHGKAIIDYDPKSRGAEVYQALAKEVMNREQVE, encoded by the coding sequence ATGGCTAGAATTATTTCTGTAGCAAACCAAAAAGGCGGAGTTGGTAAAACGACTACTACAGTCAATCTTGGTGCGTGTTTAGCGTACGAAGGAAAAAAAGTATTATTAGTAGATATGGATGCACAAGGAAATGCGACAAGTGGTATAGGCATACGTAAAGCGGATGTATCTCAAGATATTTATGATGTCTTAGTTAATGAAGTTCCCATCATTGAAGTCATTCAAAAAACGAATAGAGAAGGAATGGATATCGCACCAGCGACGATTCAACTATCTGGAGCAGAGATTGAGTTAACATCTATGATGGCAAGAGAATCACGATTAAAACTCGCTCTAAAAGAAGTGGAAGCTAAATATGATTATATATTAATCGATTGTCCACCATCGTTAGGCCATTTAACAATCAATTCATTTACATCGAGTGATTCCATTTTAATTCCTGTTCAGTGTGAATATTATGCACTAGAAGGATTGAGTCAATTATTAAATACGATACGTTTAGTACAAAAACACTTTAATCCGGATTTACGTATAGAAGGTGTGTTGTTGACGATGTATGACGCTAGGACTAATTTAGGTTCAGAAGTAGTAGAAGAAGTTCGAACTTATTTTAGAGAGCGAGTATATGATACTATTATTCCAAGAAATGTAAGACTGTCTGAAGCACCCAGTCATGGTAAAGCGATTATTGATTATGATCCAAAATCTAGAGGTGCAGAAGTGTATCAAGCATTAGCAAAGGAAGTGATGAATCGTGAACAAGTCGAATAA
- the ychF gene encoding redox-regulated ATPase YchF, with product MSLTAGIVGLPNVGKSTLFNAITKAGAEAANYPFATIDPNVGMVEVPDYRLEELTKLVKPKKTVPATFEFTDIAGIVRGASKGEGLGNKFLSHIRQVDAICHVVRCFDDDNITHVEGRVDPLADIDTINLELVLADLESVDKRFARVSKIAKTKDKEAVAELAVLEKIKPVLEEGKSARSIAFTDEELPIVKGLFLLTTKPVLYVANVAEDEIADTENNDYVKKVKEFAATENAEVITVCARAEEEIAELDEDDKKDFLEALGIEESGLDKLIRAAYHLLGLATYFTAGEQEVRAWTFKVGMKAPECAGIIHTDFERGFIRAETVSYTDLKEYGSMHAAKEAGRVRLEGKDYVVQDGDVMLFRFNV from the coding sequence ATGTCATTAACGGCAGGAATTGTTGGATTGCCAAACGTTGGAAAATCAACTTTATTTAATGCAATAACAAAAGCAGGTGCAGAAGCTGCCAATTATCCTTTTGCAACAATCGATCCAAATGTAGGAATGGTAGAAGTGCCAGATTATCGATTAGAAGAATTAACAAAATTAGTTAAACCGAAAAAAACAGTCCCAGCGACCTTTGAATTTACAGATATTGCGGGAATTGTTCGTGGAGCTAGTAAGGGCGAGGGACTTGGAAATAAGTTTTTAAGTCATATTCGACAAGTAGATGCGATTTGTCATGTTGTTCGTTGTTTTGATGATGATAATATCACTCACGTTGAAGGGCGTGTGGATCCATTAGCAGATATTGATACCATTAATTTAGAACTTGTGTTAGCAGATTTAGAGTCAGTTGATAAACGTTTTGCACGTGTATCAAAAATTGCTAAAACAAAAGACAAGGAAGCAGTCGCAGAATTAGCAGTATTAGAAAAAATTAAGCCTGTTTTAGAAGAAGGAAAATCAGCTAGATCGATTGCATTCACTGATGAAGAATTACCTATTGTAAAAGGATTATTTTTATTAACAACAAAACCTGTATTGTATGTTGCAAACGTAGCGGAAGATGAAATAGCAGATACAGAAAACAATGATTACGTAAAAAAAGTAAAAGAATTTGCAGCAACTGAAAATGCTGAAGTCATTACTGTATGTGCTAGAGCAGAAGAAGAAATAGCAGAGCTTGATGAAGATGATAAAAAAGATTTCCTTGAAGCATTAGGTATTGAAGAATCTGGTTTAGATAAATTAATTCGTGCAGCATATCATTTACTAGGGCTAGCTACTTATTTTACGGCTGGTGAGCAAGAAGTACGTGCTTGGACATTTAAAGTGGGAATGAAAGCACCAGAATGTGCGGGTATTATTCATACTGATTTTGAACGAGGATTTATTCGCGCGGAAACAGTTTCTTACACTGATTTAAAAGAATATGGAAGCATGCATGCAGCTAAAGAAGCTGGTCGTGTGCGTTTAGAAGGAAAGGATTATGTTGTTCAAGATGGTGATGTAATGCTCTTCCGTTTTAATGTTTAA
- the guaB gene encoding IMP dehydrogenase has protein sequence MSNWETKFSKKGYTFDDVLLIPAESHVLPNDVDLSVELSSKIKLNIPIMSASMDTVTDSKMAIAMARQGGLGVIHKNMSVEQQKDEVRKVKRSESGVIIDPFFLTPEHKVSDAEHLMAKYRISGVPIVDTLENRILVGILTNRDLRFVTDYNLMIKDVMTKEGLVTAPVGTSLKDAEKILQQHKIEKLPIVDAKGRLSGLITIKDIEKVIEFPNAAKDEHGRLLVAAAVGVTSDTFERAGALIEAGVDALVIDTAHGHSAGVIRKIKEIRDAFPDVTLIAGNVATAEATRALYDVGVDVVKVGIGPGSICTTRVVAGVGVPQLTAIYDAAGVAREYGRTIIADGGIKYSGDIVKALAAGGYVVMLGSMLAGTDESPGEFEIFQGRRFKTYRGMGSLGAMEKGSSDRYFQSSVNEANKLVPEGIEGRVAYKGSVQDIIFQLLGGLRAGMGYVGAGNLKELRDNAQFVEMSGAGLRESHPHDVQITKEAPNYSIS, from the coding sequence ATGTCAAATTGGGAAACTAAATTTTCAAAAAAAGGGTATACATTTGATGATGTTCTATTAATTCCAGCAGAAAGTCATGTATTGCCAAACGATGTCGATTTAAGTGTTGAATTATCATCTAAGATTAAGTTGAATATTCCAATTATGAGTGCCAGTATGGATACTGTGACAGACAGTAAAATGGCTATTGCTATGGCTAGACAAGGTGGTCTAGGTGTTATCCATAAAAATATGAGTGTGGAACAACAAAAAGATGAAGTACGCAAAGTAAAACGTTCTGAAAGTGGTGTGATTATCGATCCATTCTTTTTAACTCCAGAACATAAAGTAAGTGATGCAGAACATTTAATGGCTAAATATCGTATTAGTGGTGTACCTATTGTTGATACATTAGAAAATAGAATATTAGTTGGTATTTTAACAAACCGTGATTTACGTTTTGTGACTGACTATAATTTAATGATTAAAGATGTTATGACAAAAGAAGGTCTCGTAACAGCTCCAGTTGGAACATCTTTAAAAGATGCAGAAAAAATCCTTCAGCAACATAAAATAGAAAAACTACCTATCGTAGATGCTAAAGGTCGATTAAGTGGTTTAATTACGATTAAAGATATTGAAAAAGTGATTGAATTTCCTAATGCCGCAAAAGACGAGCATGGACGTTTATTAGTTGCTGCGGCTGTTGGGGTAACGAGTGATACATTTGAGCGTGCGGGTGCTTTAATTGAGGCAGGCGTTGATGCGTTAGTTATTGATACCGCCCATGGACATAGTGCGGGTGTTATTCGTAAAATTAAAGAAATTCGTGATGCCTTTCCAGATGTGACATTAATTGCAGGAAACGTTGCGACTGCTGAAGCAACACGTGCATTATATGACGTTGGGGTGGATGTTGTAAAAGTCGGAATTGGCCCTGGTTCAATCTGTACAACACGTGTTGTGGCGGGTGTTGGTGTCCCACAATTAACAGCTATTTATGATGCAGCAGGTGTCGCTCGTGAATATGGTCGTACAATCATCGCTGATGGTGGTATTAAGTACTCTGGAGATATTGTTAAAGCACTAGCAGCTGGTGGGTATGTTGTTATGTTAGGCTCAATGTTAGCTGGAACAGATGAATCCCCTGGTGAATTTGAAATTTTCCAAGGTCGTCGTTTTAAAACATACCGTGGAATGGGTTCTTTAGGAGCTATGGAAAAAGGTTCAAGTGACCGTTATTTCCAAAGTTCTGTTAATGAAGCAAACAAATTAGTTCCCGAAGGTATTGAAGGTCGTGTAGCGTACAAAGGTAGTGTACAAGATATTATCTTCCAATTACTAGGAGGGTTACGTGCTGGAATGGGTTATGTTGGAGCTGGAAACTTAAAAGAGTTAAGAGACAACGCACAATTTGTTGAAATGAGTGGCGCTGGTCTAAGAGAATCTCATCCTCATGATGTTCAAATTACTAAAGAAGCACCAAACTATTCAATTTCATAA
- a CDS encoding DUF1129 domain-containing protein, producing the protein MTELTNEELQQKVSENRELEKQLTKKNNQFMFDLNKLLDDGVVIDERQKIEVFNTMLKALVEGQKTGVTAKQLYGTPTEAVVFVTTKPATPTKTNFASMWLDNSLLLFTFLAVMTGVLTMISKTPQPTQGILSITIGAMSGGLSFYLIYRYIYIYDMPGADRSKRPGVWKTGGIMALCFIPWLMIFSLSAFIPHAINPSLDPVLTLILGVVAFGIRYLLKKKYNIQGSMFLRP; encoded by the coding sequence ATGACTGAGTTAACAAATGAAGAGTTACAACAAAAAGTCTCAGAAAATCGTGAATTAGAAAAACAATTAACAAAAAAAAATAATCAATTTATGTTTGATTTAAATAAATTATTAGATGATGGTGTAGTGATTGATGAACGTCAAAAAATAGAAGTCTTTAACACCATGTTAAAAGCATTAGTTGAAGGACAAAAAACAGGAGTAACCGCTAAACAATTATATGGGACACCGACGGAAGCTGTTGTGTTTGTTACCACAAAACCAGCAACGCCAACGAAAACTAATTTTGCTTCGATGTGGTTAGATAATAGTTTATTATTGTTTACATTTTTAGCTGTTATGACGGGTGTATTAACGATGATTTCTAAAACACCGCAACCGACACAAGGCATATTAAGTATCACGATTGGTGCGATGTCAGGTGGTCTATCATTTTACTTAATCTATCGTTATATTTATATATACGATATGCCAGGAGCTGATAGAAGTAAACGACCTGGTGTATGGAAGACAGGTGGGATTATGGCATTATGCTTTATCCCGTGGTTAATGATTTTTTCATTATCTGCGTTTATCCCACATGCAATCAATCCATCACTTGACCCAGTTTTAACGCTTATTTTAGGTGTGGTAGCATTTGGTATCCGTTACTTATTAAAGAAAAAATACAATATTCAAGGAAGTATGTTCTTACGTCCTTAA
- the rsmG gene encoding 16S rRNA (guanine(527)-N(7))-methyltransferase RsmG, whose amino-acid sequence MTPEEFKKNLKKHGIVLSDKQMNQFELYFKRLVEWNEKINLTAIVDKKEVYLKHFYDSLTLAFERDMTKEEVTLCDVGSGAGFPSIPLKIVFPNITISIVDSLNKRIKFLTELTTELGLDNVNLYHSRAEDFGQNKLYRESFDLVTARAVARLNVLAELCLPLVKQDGQFLAMKAAKSEEELLEAKKAIATLGGKVVSEHEVSLPITQDERFIIEIDKKKVTPNKYPRKAGLPNKKPLV is encoded by the coding sequence ATGACACCAGAAGAGTTTAAAAAGAATTTGAAAAAACATGGTATCGTGTTGAGTGATAAACAAATGAATCAGTTTGAATTGTATTTTAAACGCCTTGTTGAATGGAACGAAAAAATAAACCTAACCGCAATTGTAGACAAAAAAGAAGTGTATTTAAAACACTTTTACGACTCATTAACGTTAGCGTTTGAACGAGATATGACAAAAGAGGAAGTAACTTTGTGTGATGTGGGATCGGGTGCAGGGTTTCCAAGTATTCCTTTGAAAATTGTTTTCCCTAATATCACTATTTCGATTGTTGATTCGTTGAATAAACGTATTAAATTTTTAACGGAATTAACAACAGAATTGGGATTAGATAATGTCAATTTGTATCATTCAAGAGCGGAAGATTTCGGACAAAATAAATTATATCGAGAGTCTTTTGACTTGGTGACAGCTCGAGCGGTTGCACGATTAAATGTGTTGGCAGAGTTGTGTTTACCTTTAGTTAAACAAGATGGACAATTTTTAGCAATGAAAGCAGCTAAGAGTGAAGAAGAATTATTAGAAGCTAAAAAAGCAATAGCAACACTTGGTGGTAAAGTTGTATCAGAACATGAGGTTAGTTTACCTATAACACAAGATGAACGCTTTATTATTGAAATAGATAAAAAGAAAGTTACACCAAATAAATATCCTCGTAAAGCAGGATTACCAAATAAAAAACCATTAGTATAA
- a CDS encoding ParB/RepB/Spo0J family partition protein — MNKSNKGLGRGIDALFQDLSTIEEVDIQSEAVQDIPLAELRPNPYQPRKTFDEKALEELASSIKQSGVFQPIIVRQSSVKGYEIIAGERRFRASKLAGKETIPAIIREFDEERMMQIAVLENLQREDLNPLEEAEAYEMLMKNLDLTQVELSEKLGKSRPYIANYLRLLALPKVVKDLVQKESLSMGQARTLLGLKKKEDILVVANRAIKEGLTVRQLEQMVTQMNDMPKKELVKKKEQQPKPYYIIESEERLMDKFGTSVHIQEKEGKGKIEIEYLSSSDLTRILDLLNIEFD; from the coding sequence GTGAACAAGTCGAATAAAGGATTAGGGCGAGGGATTGACGCATTATTCCAAGATTTATCGACAATTGAAGAAGTAGATATTCAGTCAGAGGCTGTTCAAGATATTCCGTTAGCAGAATTAAGACCTAATCCTTATCAACCACGTAAAACATTTGATGAAAAGGCTCTAGAGGAGTTAGCTTCATCTATTAAACAATCAGGTGTGTTTCAACCAATCATTGTGAGACAATCTTCTGTAAAAGGTTATGAAATTATTGCGGGTGAACGTCGTTTTAGAGCATCTAAATTGGCAGGAAAAGAAACAATACCAGCAATTATTCGTGAGTTTGATGAAGAGCGTATGATGCAGATTGCTGTATTAGAAAACTTACAGCGAGAAGATTTAAATCCTCTTGAAGAAGCAGAAGCATATGAGATGTTGATGAAAAATTTAGATTTAACACAGGTAGAACTGTCTGAAAAATTAGGTAAGAGTCGTCCATATATCGCAAATTATCTACGTTTATTAGCATTACCAAAAGTAGTAAAAGATTTAGTACAAAAAGAGTCGCTTTCAATGGGACAAGCAAGAACATTACTTGGATTGAAGAAAAAAGAAGATATTTTAGTCGTAGCAAATCGAGCCATTAAAGAAGGACTCACCGTCCGACAATTAGAGCAGATGGTCACTCAGATGAATGATATGCCTAAAAAAGAGCTTGTTAAAAAGAAAGAGCAACAACCGAAGCCTTATTATATCATTGAAAGTGAAGAACGATTAATGGATAAATTTGGTACAAGTGTTCATATCCAAGAAAAAGAAGGCAAGGGAAAAATAGAAATCGAATATCTTTCTTCTTCGGATTTGACACGTATTTTAGATTTATTAAATATTGAATTTGATTAA